The nucleotide sequence TTAGCTATCTTGTAGCTGTACTCGGGCGAGTTGGGACTATCTTATAGCCGCACTCTCATCCATGGTTGAAGAACCTGGGAAAGGTGAGTGTTAGCTATCTTGTAGCTGTACTCGGGCGAGTTGGGACTATCTTGTAGCCGCACTCTCATCCATGGCTGAGAAACCTGGGAAAGGTGAGTGTTAGCTATCTTGTAGCTGTACTCGGGCGAGTTGGGACTATCTTATAGCCGCACTCTCATCCATGGTTGAAGAACCTGGGAAAGGTGAGTGTTAGCTATCTTGTAGCTGTACTCGGGCGAGTTGGGACTATCTTATAGCCGCACTCTCATCCATGGTTGAAGAACCTAGGAAAGGTGAGTGTTAGCTATCTTGTAGCTGTACTCGGGCGAGTTGGGACTATCTTATAGCCGCACTCTCATCCATGGTTGAAGAACCTGGGAAAGGGCGAGCGTTTGTGTGCTCTGATGTGTAGAAGTGGCTTGCACCCGTGAAGTCTGAGTAGGCCATGGAGGTTCCGGTGTGCGCCGTCTTGCATGTCTCAGGCATATTCACGTACTTGCAGGTCGAAGTTGCATATGTTAGCTTGCATGGCCTTTGGTCTTGCATGCACGCATGGTCTAAATATTAGAAAGCCATGCATGCATCGTCTTTGGTGCTTGAGTGGATAGCTTCTCTCTAAGACTTGTTGTAGCACTCTCGGATAGTACCCGGTTTGAAGACTAAGTAGTACTCGGTTTGGATAGTACTCACTCGGTTTGTTCGCTGCTTGTTTGATGATTTAATAAAACTTACACACGACAACAGCCGTGCCGCTCTCCAAGCGGGTTGATTTCTGATCATCACTGTCCCGTTGCAGATTTGAGATAAGATTTGTAGTCGAATTCTGACTTGATGCAACCGAGTTCTTCGCGGACTCATCAATCCGATGCGCTTTCCGATGAATCGTTGTGTAGTTGACGGCGAGGGCTGAAGCCATTTCCTGTTGACGTTTTGAAGGTTGGAGCTGGGAGTTCAGAGGTTACcgcaccgggttgtttgatagaggaaaCTGACAACTCTTCTATGAACACTttaggtgggacctttgccctgtccgatCCGAGCTTTGCAAGGATGTCTGCTGCAACTTTTGAGTCTTTCTAGGTATTGAAATTGTTGCTTGAGCTTGCGTTCTTCGGCGCGATAAGCGTCCATGTTATCTTCGTCGAGGTATTCGAAATTCGTCCCCGGCTTGGTGCGTTGAGGCACTCGGGATTCGTCTCTGACTGGTGCTTCAGGTGCAATTAGTAGTCGAAGTAGTTTATTGAGGATCTCGGCGAACTAGCTGAGTTGTCGCCGTGGCCGTTGCTGACGGTTTGATGTGGTACTCAGATGAGTATTCAGATGTTTTGATGGCTCCAGAATTTTGCAGAGTAGTTGATCTTGCGTGAAGGAGAGTCGGTACTTGTGGACGGTCGCCTGTACGTACATGTATCTCATTGATAGAGTGTTGTACGTGAAAGCTCCAATAATTATCTGGCTTGCGTCATCTTCATGGTGCTTTAGTTGTACAGCTCCAAGGCTTGTAATATTAGTATGCTTGAAAGATGCGTACGTGCTCATGCCCACGCAAATATCTTAGTTGACTTCCATGTAGATGTACGCCCTCCTGTTGGCTTGTATGTATCTTGGCTCTGTATGAGTATAGGATCCTCTCGTTGTTCGTGCTGGTCATTTGTTAGCTTGTTCTCTCGATTCGGCTCGACGCAGTTGAATGCTCCATGAGGACGTATCGGGTTCAGGAGCCCGGCTGGAATCCTGTCCGCCGGGTGCTGATCCGAGTAGTAGTCAACAATCACCATGTCTGAGTTGCTACGGAGCCTGATCGAGTCGGATTCTGAAACCTTATAGATGCAGGCCACATGTATATGACTTACACGCAAGTTTATTTGCTTCCATGGGCCAATCATGCATGGCTTTCGTTTCTTGGCAGTGCGTGTGCACACATGCATGATATTGCATGGTCTTGTAGATTTGTGCGTACGCGGATCTCTTGTTTGCTTGTTATTGATTAGCGAAGTTTGTGGCAGTAGCAGCCGAAGCCGAGCTTCAGGGACTCTCGTATGGGCCGCTCGATGTGCCGCAGAGGCTTCGGCGAGCCGCTGCTCGCTAGGGTcgctgcatgacttggtacatcATGATGTGTCTGTCACCGGAAACTGGCTTCATGACGTTGATTCTCGTTGCAGGTAGCCAAAAGACATCATCGTGACGTCCCATCGTAGACCGCCGTCGTGTGAATTCGAGTTGTTGTAGATGAATCttgatcttgaggtccaccgGTAAGTTGATCGGTGGTAGTGGGCGAAATAGAAAATTCTTCATGGTGaaccgaatcttcgaggagacggctctagagcttgccatcgtcgcctgcctcgcagatccatgaaccgaagatgagggttgatcccgtcgagaagttcatgttgtcgaggtccgtcgagctctcggatgcaaattcgccgaaagcccctacctggcgcgccagctgtcgatgttttaccaccggcaacccgtcacggggtacccgggacggtgatttgttcggaggggtatcagcatttgcaggaactcgatggtaaacacagggagacaatgatttatactggttcggcacgccggaaagtcacggcgccctacgtccagtctggtgtggatagtatattgcgccctgcgctatttgttgtgttgcgaggtatgttgtggttgtgagttctgtcggttatgtctGTCGCCCATGTGTGTGTTAGctaccgatctagggacccctgtcctcctttatatagttcaggagaggcgggagtcctagtcggttacaaagtagagatcctagtaggattacgtgtaactagtcctaataggattacatgtagggaatcctagttggactaggtcttcttttctcttctccgTGAGGAAccttatgggtcccgcatcgacagacaAATTTCTTATATCCTCTTTAGACCCTACAAAATTTCTTTTGATTCCTATAGGACATATAAAACTATAGAAATTTTGAAGAAAAACTAGTTTGAGGTTGGATCTAATCGAAACTTTTCATTATGTATATCTCTCTTACAATTCCTTCATTTTTCTATGTTGCATCCAAAAGTCACAATGGAAACTTTCATGCATTTTAAATTCATGTAGGATTGTTTGTTCCATACAACTCTAGCTTGCCACTACCTCCCTAGGACCTCCCACACCGCCATCAATAGGGCCCTCCTCTAGCCATGTGGTGACCTGAGTGGCAGTAAGGAGCACAATAGTTAGGTTTTAGATTGAATAAATTGTGTCTTATGAGCTGTTGGATGGTATCGTCTTTGTCGATTCATTGCCGGATCTTGTGTCTTGCATAGAATTCTTCAAATACCTATCTATGCATCTAGTCCAGTGTTCTTCATGTGGTTTTGATTTTTGTAGAGTTGATGTGATTGGTAAGAGTGGTTGTGTTTCCCTGTTTGCATCAGTATCATAGCTTGCTGGATTTCGATCTTGCGAAGGCCGAGAAGTTATCTAGACTTTAATTTTAGCATGGATGGTACCGATGGTATTAGGTACCTTGATGATCTTTGGTGACTTAAGCGGCCGATGCTCTTTCAATATGGTAGATGCATACGAGAAATTCTTGATGCATTGAATCATGTGGCATTTTCTAGGCTTGGAGACTGTCGTTGTGGACATTGGGAGAGTAATGCTCTGATGGTGGTTGTTGGTGTCGTTGAGTTCTGCCATATTGGAAGTAAGCAATCGTCGAGAACATGGATTAGTTGAATCACTACACGGTAGGGGTATTTGATAATATTACTACAATTCCTAGTTAACAAATAATGATAATAATCTATACACTTTACAAATGGAAGTGGATGCAGGGATGCTATAGTGTTCCAAGCGATTCAATTCAACATTGTGTTTTTCAGTCGTCTACAATACATCCGCTGACTAGCGAGCTTTGTCTACCTTTTGACATCATTTATCCGCATGTAAAATCTTTGCCCTACCACCCTACCGCCGACTTGTCTTTGGTATCCGCCAGTTTGCCACCCGTCACCACCTTAAGTCACTAGGTTTAATTAGTTCCTTGTGTTAGGCTTAATTTGCATTAGACCTTATGTAGCACAATCTAAATCAACATAAATGtatagtgtttgcttgtttgGTTGTCCTGCATAAACAAGTCACATCCGATAAACTTGTATTTATTTGTTTCTATTTTATTACGTGTAGTCACCTTATATATTCTATTAGAGTTCTTATGTTTCTGGCAAAGATAGAGAATATGAAAATATTTAATTTTATGTGTCTCTCAACTTATGCAAAATATGTACTGCATTCGCCTGTGTACTATACAAGCATGCATAATAATTTGCAGCTACATTAAACAAACTGCACTGTATAAGTCTAAATATAGACTAATGCAGGCAACTAATCAAACCCTAGCCCAATCAGTGTCACACCGCCAAAGGTAGCTTCTCTGCCTTCCGGTCTTCCAAAGTCACCAAGCCGCAGCCGCCACGCTACATTGCTACCTTGTCCCGCACCCATCACCTCCCCCACCAGGCCACGCTGGCCTTCCTAAGTCCATATTCAAGTGAAACCTCAACACAAAGCTCTAACCTTAGACCCCCTAACTTTGTCAAAAGTCTTAGGGAAAAAATAACATGTGAATCAAGTGTAGACGTGGAGGAAGCAAACCTGAGTTTTAGAGAACCACGAAATATTCTCTTAGATCCTTTGATACACCCATTCTCTGAGATTGGAAGGGATTGAAGGGTGGAGGAGATTAGGAGAATGATTGATCCAAAAGAACCCTTACAGATAGGATAATCACAAAAAGATCATAAAAATGGAACACGAGAGTAACAGCCGAAGTATATGGGTGCACAGAGAATATTCGTGAATATCCATACATTCACTGTTTCATAGTAAATAAATCATATATGTAGAGTGCTGATAGTCGGGTCACTATTTCTCAAATACTTGCTATACATTCCTTTTGCTCTAGTCTCTTTCCGAAATTCGTGAAAAACTGTTTACACTGTACGTAGTTCTGATGCTAGTCACTTGGTTGCACGCCGTTTATATATGTTTCACATGCTTTGGTCTTGTTTGATGcgtatgtattcatctcaatccacgtgtgttgaagtggattgaagtgaaatagaactaaattccattctcattccattccactccaacacatgtagattgaggtggatacacatgcatcgaGACCTTACAGAGTTTGCAAAATGGGCAGTCGTAGACTTCAGGAATCGATGATACCGCACTCAGTTCCCGACCAGAGACGTCAAGAAGGCCAGCCCTGCGATCAGGATCATGATGTTGAGGAAGTAGTTGGACTGCATGGGCTTGTCCGGGCTGCCTCCGAACCCCTCATACTCTGCCCTGATCTTTTGCTTCATCGACTCTGACAGCTCCCTCTGTGAGTTCACCCACGACATGCTCCATCAGTTCACCGTCGAGCTGCCCTCTAGTAGATTGTAAGAGTTTAATGGAGTGAGCAAGTAAGTGCTTTTACCTTTCCATACGAGTATTTGGCAGCGACGAAGGGCTCCGGCTGTGGAGCTGCGCCGTTGTTGTCATCGGCTGTCGCTGTTGCTACTGCCGCTGCTACTGGTTCTGGTGTAGGTTCTGCTGCTGGTTCTGGTTCTGGAGCCACTGGTGGCGGTGCTGCTGCTACTGATGGTTCCAGTGTTAGTGCAGTACCCCATGGTTCCAGTGTTAGTGCAGTGCCCCATTTCCAAGGGGTACCGGTTGAAATTCGTTTCAACAAATCCGTCCATAACtttttaagaaaaaataaaaagttttgaatttgaaaatttttccAAGAGATGCCTGCTAAAAATTGTTTCAATCTCTCACCAAAAGAGAGAGCAGCTTCCGTCTTTTCGTCTGCAGGTGCAGCGCTCACGTCATCGTCCAGTGAGAATCCCTGCATGGCAATCACATCACATGCATGAAGTTGACTGTAACCAACATACACATAAAGTTTCTGCAAGAACTGGGAACAACAAGGAAAAGTTGACCCAAGCAGCTTTCACAAAAATCAATCATACGTTTCTATGGAATGGTTCAAGACAGACTAATAATTTACTGCCAGTTGCCACTTGTCTATACATCTCAAACTCCCAATATCGGACTAAATTCTGGTCTTGCTGTACTGGTACATTAATGTTTCTTTCATCTCATATGACCGAACATGATCTAGTGAATGCGATAaggaaacaaagaacatgcacaTTACAGGAAATAAACAAGTCATTCAAATGGAAGACCTCAAGAATAGATATTGACATATTGTCAGTGTGTTTACTCATTTACTAAAGTTGTGACTGGCTGTAGAAGGTCAAAATGGAAGGATTGTAACACACTAACACTAACCTCAGGAGGATCAAACTTTGCACCAAGATCGCTCAGCTTAGCATGAGCTTCAGCATAGTCTTTAAAAAACGCTTCCTGGTCCTCTGCGTACTTTTCTGCGTATACCTGAATGTGCCATAGATTCTCAGTAAATGTAAGAAAGATCTTCAAAAAGATCAGAAGTCGCAAGCTGAGCTCAAGCACTACCTTGAATGATGGGTCCTCAAATAATGCAGCATCTGTGGGCAAAACTAGAAGATCCTGTTCCTTCTGCTCTTCCGAGGGAAGCTGGCTCAAAAACTTCATGTCCTGAAGCGTTGTTAACAGCTTAAATCATCAGAGATTCTCGTGAATAATATGATCTATAAACACGACAAAAAGGAAGCACACCTTGAAGTAACTGTTATCAAACTTCAACCACTCAACTGTCCATGATTGCCCTCCAGGCTCACCAGGCCCATCCTTCTGCAAAATGCAATGACAGGAACACCTCAGTACTGGTTAATTgaaaataccaagtttgttcaactcatcaagatctacaattattggtttggtcaactttccatttgagatagtttggatggttcaaatttgtgatttttaaattttaacacctacaaactagttttcggaaccctagattgtctcaaattgaaaagttttgaatactaagtttgttcagctcatcaagatctacaatccttatataggtcattttttcatttgagaaagtttgaacaaaatgtagttcaaatttcacaagtgtgtgacatagttttagaaagtctatatgagattcaagaatttgtgactagtgtttaataaaactttctcaaatgggaaaatgagctatgtaacaattatagatcttgctgagatgataaaacttggtattcagagttttttcatctgaggtcatttagtgtctcatttgagcaagtttgaccaagtcaaatttggttaaatgaaaaaacaacactttgactctagtattataaactctaaatgaattcaaattgaaaagttttgaataccaagtttgttcaactcatcaagatctacaattgttgttttgatcaactttccatttgagatagtttggatggttcaaatttgtgatttttaaattttgacacctacaaactagtttttggaaccctagattgtctcaaattgaaaagttttgaataccaagtttgttaagctcatcaagatatacaatctttATATagttcattttttcatttgagaaagtttgaacaaaatgtagtttaaatttcacaagtgtgtgacatagttttagaaagtctatatgagattcaagaatttgtgactagtgtttgataaaactttctcaaatgggaaaatgagctatgtaacaattgtagatcttgctgagatgatcaaacttggtattcagagttttttcatctgaggtcatttagtgtctcatttgagcaagtttgaccaagtcaaatttggtcaaatgaaaaaacaacactttgactctaatattatgaactctaaatgacttcaaattgaaaagttttgaataccaagtttgttcaactcatcaagatctacaattgttgttttggtcaactttccatttgagatagtttggacggttcaaatttgtgatttttaaatttcgacgcctacaaactagttttcggaaccctagattgtctcaaattgaaaagttttgaataccaagtttgttcatctcatcaagatctacaatccttatataggccatttttcatttgagaaagtttgaataaaatgtagttcaaatttcataagtgtgtgacatagttttagaaagtctatatgagatttaagaatttgtgactagtgtttgataaaactttctcaaatgagaaaataagctatgtaacaattgtagatcttgctgagatgatcaaacttggtattcagagttttttcatctgaggtcatttagtgtctcatttgagcaagtttgaccaagtcaaatttggtcaaatgaaaaaacaacactttgactctagtattatgaactctaaatgacttcaaattgaaaagttttgaataccaagtttgttcaactcatcaagatctacaattgttgttttggtcaactttccatttgagatagtttggacggttcaaatttgtgatttttaaatttctccatctcgtttgaataatatccggataatatccgtttggaatatccggatatatccgatacttaatcggattatccgatatccgccggatatcgatgatattacatccgtatttgatatccgcctaagatatccattttattatccgtatccgaaaaaaaatacggatatccgagtaactatccagataagtgttcatatttgttcggtcgaacggacggtcgaataaatatccgtaccgttttcatccatactgCCTGGTAATGAAGTTTGCAAAGAAGATAGTCTGGGTATGAGAAGTGAGAAGAACAGAAGTTTCATTTGTCAATTAAAAAAAACATCAAGAGGTGGAGAATAGTACAATACCAAGAATACT is from Miscanthus floridulus cultivar M001 chromosome 7, ASM1932011v1, whole genome shotgun sequence and encodes:
- the LOC136467129 gene encoding probable L-ascorbate peroxidase 8, chloroplastic isoform X1; amino-acid sequence: MAERLAASLLPSASPSPSARRATVAAAAAASFPFPCSARAGLRLRSRQPLLSQKAAGRGRGVRVVRCMAASDAAQLKGAREDIKELLRTTYCHPILVRLGWHDSGTYDKNIEEWPQRGGADGSLRFDAELSHGANAGLINALKLIQPIKDKYPGITYADLFQLASATAIEEAGGPKIPIKYGRVDVTAAEQCPPEGRLPDAGPRDPAEHLREVFYRMGLDDKEIVALSGAHTLGRARPDRSGWGKPETKYTKDGPGEPGGQSWTVEWLKFDNSYFKDMKFLSQLPSEEQKEQDLLVLPTDAALFEDPSFKVYAEKYAEDQEAFFKDYAEAHAKLSDLGAKFDPPEGFSLDDDVSAAPADEKTEAALSFGERLKQFLAGISWKNFQIQNFLFFLKKLWTDLLKRISTGTPWKWGTALTLEPWGTALTLEPSVAAAPPPVAPEPEPAAEPTPEPVAAAVATATADDNNGAAPQPEPFVAAKYSYGKRELSESMKQKIRAEYEGFGGSPDKPMQSNYFLNIMILIAGLAFLTSLVGN